In Lates calcarifer isolate ASB-BC8 linkage group LG23, TLL_Latcal_v3, whole genome shotgun sequence, a single genomic region encodes these proteins:
- the get4 gene encoding Golgi to ER traffic protein 4 homolog encodes MSEQESLRCSSARNRGGVQRVEGKLRASVEKGDYYEAHQMYRTLFFRYMSQAKHAEARELMYNGALLFFSYNQQNSAADLSMLVLEVLEKSETKVEDEILESLAKLFSLMDQNSPERVAFVSRALKWSTGGSGKLGHPKLHQLLAVTLWKEQNYSESRYHFLHSSDGEGCAQMLVEYSASRGFRSEVDMFVAQAVLQFLCLKNKNSASVVFSTYTEKHPSIGKGPPFVQPLLNFIWFLLLAVDGGKLKVFTVLCEQYQPSLKRDPMYNEYLDRIGQLFFGVPPKQSPSYGGLLGNLLNSLMGSGEEDDGAEEAQEDSSPIELD; translated from the exons ATGTCGGAGCAGGAGTCTCTGAGGTGCTCCAGTGCCAGGAACCGTGGAGGCGTCCAGAGGGTCGAAGGAAAACTGCGAGCAAGTGTAGAAAAAGGGGATTACTATGAAGCACACCAGATGTACAGGACGTTATTTTTTAG GTACATGTCACAGGCTAAACATGCTGAGGCCAGGGAGCTGATGTACAATGGCGCTCTGCTCTTCTTCAGCTATAACCAG CAAAACAGTGCAGCAGATCTGTCCATGCTGGTGCTGGAGGTGTTGGAGAAATCTGAGACAAAAGTTGAAGATGAAATATTAG AGAGCCTGGCTAAGCTGTTCAGCCTGATGGACCAGAACTCACCGGAGAGAGTAGCATTCGTGTCTAGAGCCTTGAAATGGTCCACGGGAGGATCTGGCAAGTTGGGTCACCCAAAACTACATCAGCTGCTAGCGGTCACCTTGTGGAAAG AGCAAAACTACAGTGAGTCTCGTTACCACTTCCTTCATTCGTCTGATGGAGAGGGCTGCGCACAGATGCTGGTGGAGTATTCAGCGTCACGAGGCTTCCGCAGCGAGGTCGACATGTTTGTGGCGCAGGCCGTCCTACA GTTCCTCTGcttaaagaacaaaaacagcgCTTCTGTGGTGTTCAGCacttacacagagaaacacccGTCCATAGGGAAGGGTCCTCCCTTCGTCCAGCCTCTACTAAACTTTATCTGGTTTCTGCTGCTGGCAGTGGATGG GGGTAAATTAAAAGTTTTCACAGTGTTATGTGAACAATATCAACCCTCCCTGAAGAGGGACCCCATGTATAATGAG TATCTCGACAGAATAGGACAGCTTTTCTTTGGCGTTCCACCCAAACAGTCTCCATCGTACGGTGGACTGCTAG GAAACCTGCTGAACAGCCTGATGGGGTCGGGCGAGGAGGATGACGGGGCTGAAGAAGCCCAGGAAGACAGCAGCCCCATAGAGCTGGACTGA
- the LOC108873008 gene encoding SUN domain-containing protein 1: protein MLRRSNRLLEGLSEEVDLAKYKPIGRYYTSDAEVWDQTDLTSVMQTRGIKSWIFSTKSVSCFLLILLFAFGIPHMYFNLNGAQTNLDMDLNITLTHKLPNFAVESQGARVLQHLSTDTYWPRKSIGLVWDRIFYWLYSSQTQRQVIQGHSSLQPGRCWCFPGDRGHLFIELSHPVSITHVTLGHITKSQSPYGSIASASREFSIYGMRTEADAGTDLGRLTYDQDGVAFQTFKLTNSDDAIFRYAKLQVENNWGNVDYTCVYSFRVHGCTLPFAQCQQR, encoded by the exons ATGCTGCGAAGAAGTAATCGCCTGCTAGAG GGTCTTTCGGAAGAGGTGGACTTGGCAAAGTATAAACCCATCGGCCGATACTACACGAGTGACGCTGAGGTGTGGGACCAGACCGACCTGACATCTGTGATGCAGACCAGAGGAATCAAGA GTTGGATCTTTTCTACCAAGTCCGTCAGCTGTTTCCTGCTCATCCTCCTGTTTGCTTTCG GAATCCCACACATGTACTTTAATTTAAACGGAGCACAGACGAACCTCGACATGGACCTGAACatcactctgacacacaaactACCAAACTTTGCAGTGGAATCGCAAG GTGCCAGAGTTTTGCAGCATTTATCTACGGACACATATTGGCCCCGAAAATCCATTGGACTTGTGTGGGACAGAATATTCTACTGGCTCTATTCCTCCCAAACACAACGACAGGTGATTCAG GGTCATTCATCATTACAACCTGGACGATGCTGGTGCTTTCCTGGGGACAGGGGACATTTATTCATCGAACTGTCCCACCCGGTCTCCATCACACATGTGACACTTGGTCACATCACTAAGAGTCAGTCACCCTATGGCAGCATCGCGAGCGCATCCAGGGAGTTTTCTATCTAC GGAATGAGGACAGAGGCTGATGCAGGGACTGATTTGGGAAGACTGACTTACGATCAAGACGGAGTAGCATTTCAAACTTTCAAACTCACT AATTCAGACGACGCCATCTTCAGGTACGCGAAGCTCCAGGTGGAGAACAACTGGGGGAACGTGGACTACACCTGCGTCTACAGCTTCAGGGTTCATG ggtgtaccctgcctttCGCCCAGTGTCAGCAGAGATAA